A region from the Geotrypetes seraphini chromosome 10, aGeoSer1.1, whole genome shotgun sequence genome encodes:
- the LOC117368679 gene encoding galactoside 2-alpha-L-fucosyltransferase 2-like has translation MPSNTSKPCKTKKGKGIWTVNSIGRLGNQMGQFATLYALAKLNGYEAYIQQTTFEWLAPIFKISLPVLHKNVVNKIPWKYHTVHDWMSEEYKHIEGKYIMFTGYPCSWTFYHHIREEILREFTFHDFIRNETNKYLEQVKGKRKNATFIGVHVRRGDFLNVMPNIWKGVVADKTYLEKAMSYFRNKYQEPIFMVTSNGMEWCKENIDASRGDVHFSGDGVESSPGKDFAILAHCNHTIMTVGTFGYWASYMVGGETIYLTNFFLPESEFLKGFHYDAVFLPEWKGIPADLSPLLQKLNKTN, from the coding sequence ATGCCAAGTAACACAAGCAAGCCATGCAAAACCAAGAAAGGGAAGGGCATTTGGACAGTGAACAGCATTGGTCGCTTGGGCAACCAAATGGGACAATTTGCCACACTGTATGCCTTGGCAAAACTTAATGGTTATGAGGCCTACATACAGCAGACAACCTTTGAATGGTTGGCCCCAATCTTCAAGATCAGCCTACCAGTGCTACACAAAAATGTGGTTAATAAGATACCTTGGAAATACCATACGGTCCATGACTGGATGTCAGAGGAATACAAGCACATTGAAGGGAAATACATAATGTTCACAGGCTACCCTTGTTCATGGACCTTCTACCACCACATCCGAGAGGAGATCCTCCGGGAGTTCACCTTCCATGACTTCATCAGAAATGAGACCAACAAGTATTTAGAgcaagtgaaagggaaaaggaagaatGCCACTTTCATTGGAGTTCACGTGCGAAGGGGGGACTTTCTCAATGTAATGCCCAATATATGGAAAGGAGTAGTGGCAGACAAGACCTACCTGGAGAAGGCAATGAGCTATTTCCGTAATAAGTATCAGGAACCCATCTTTATGGTGACCAGTAATGGAATGGAGTGGTGTAAGGAGAACATTGATGCTTCTAGAGGAGATGTCCACTTCTCTGGGGATGGGGTGGAGTCCTCACCTGGGAAGGACTTTGCCATCCTTGCTCATTGTAACCACACTATCATGACCGTTGGCACCTTTGGTTACTGGGCGAGCTACATGGTAGGAGGGGAGACCATTTACCTCACCAACTTCTTTCTACCAGAGTCTGAATTCTTGAAAGGCTTCCATTACGATGCTGTTTTCCTACCAGAGTGGAAGGGGATCCCTGCTGACCTTTCACCTCTTCTTCAAAAgctaaataaaacaaattaa